From Ardenticatenales bacterium, one genomic window encodes:
- a CDS encoding DUF11 domain-containing protein: protein MRRPSILFWGLACVLAGLMLALMVMTWPAAAFDRSAALAEADAGILTTLHLEVNYGHDWAYVETSPWATVLITVTNSGGFRATVTGQADGDGYFYSFAWPWEPMPIDIIPQDSVFAESAGMTAAVDPVGTITGNVNVTADKIAGTISAPWFAPDNLPVTCAVWQEGGPGMTIPNVPAAGGSYVCDFSGQWDIQPGQEVGVYYREPDGDLVVNVFHAPAADMRVEKWADGNNRVAPGGLMVFQLTYTNDGDATATTVWLTDTLPANTSYVTDSSGVVPTVVGNQVVWQLGPVAMGANDTFEVVLTNMNPTGAVVTNQADIAAPNDFNATNNHAEAQVTVATGTPDLHIVKYIIPGDPVPGQSFTYELWYGNNGPVPSGTATIVDTLPPHTTIVSWYSANEYGLWQDNSTASQLVLQAPTLPGYWSDRIILRLLLDNSAQSGTPLTNVVEITAPVDADLDNNAYLHHWGQVGQPRWDGSVTQDWGWGTLTAGGEIGFNLHVWNEGNMAAVSTLVDTLPANTTFKDAWAWVGPDYVLFPPDSVDAGTLTWNLGMMQPADHVDIDLRLAIGAGVNAGTELTNCADLYTDGPESVLFNNHACVTDVAQTLGPNLRLNKAYWWESQSRLDFALLLQNVGTRPLRNVWVTDNYPAGVSWNGDWWVDYGPQITVTHHTGEQQLLFWLDELHPGEAARINYRVNVSPDLIGVPGLSFTNMADAPVADDVHLADNAASLTATTGPDLYVEKWLSAGEPRPGAIITFTVRFGNMSAWPWDSGPETVLRDTMPAELTFIKATAPWNRNNLWIPTVLPGNVLQWNWGTMWGGGMWQFDIVAQVADNAPWDAVLVNQVEVTSLDPDDIEANTDNNTAAATFVVTIHHLYLPYTAR, encoded by the coding sequence ATGCGACGTCCTTCTATTCTTTTCTGGGGATTGGCCTGCGTTCTCGCGGGTCTTATGTTGGCGCTAATGGTGATGACGTGGCCGGCGGCGGCATTTGATCGTAGCGCCGCTTTGGCTGAAGCAGATGCCGGCATTCTCACAACCCTGCACCTGGAAGTAAATTACGGTCATGACTGGGCCTATGTGGAAACCTCCCCGTGGGCCACCGTCCTCATCACCGTGACCAACAGCGGCGGCTTTCGCGCCACCGTCACCGGTCAGGCGGATGGCGATGGTTATTTCTATTCGTTTGCATGGCCGTGGGAGCCTATGCCCATCGACATTATCCCGCAAGATAGCGTCTTTGCCGAGTCGGCAGGCATGACGGCGGCGGTCGATCCCGTGGGCACAATTACCGGAAATGTGAACGTCACCGCGGATAAAATTGCCGGCACAATCTCCGCCCCCTGGTTTGCGCCAGACAATCTACCCGTCACCTGCGCCGTCTGGCAAGAAGGCGGCCCCGGCATGACCATTCCCAACGTGCCCGCCGCTGGCGGGAGCTACGTCTGTGACTTCTCCGGCCAGTGGGACATCCAGCCGGGGCAAGAAGTGGGCGTCTACTACCGGGAACCGGATGGCGACCTGGTGGTTAACGTCTTCCACGCGCCCGCTGCCGATATGCGTGTGGAAAAGTGGGCGGATGGCAACAACAGGGTCGCTCCGGGCGGTCTCATGGTCTTCCAACTGACCTACACCAACGACGGTGACGCCACCGCCACGACCGTCTGGCTCACGGACACCCTGCCCGCCAACACCAGCTACGTCACCGACAGCAGCGGCGTCGTTCCCACCGTCGTCGGGAACCAGGTCGTCTGGCAGCTTGGCCCGGTGGCGATGGGCGCGAACGACACATTTGAGGTGGTGCTGACAAACATGAATCCCACCGGCGCGGTCGTTACAAATCAAGCGGACATTGCCGCGCCCAACGATTTTAACGCGACCAACAACCATGCCGAAGCGCAGGTGACGGTCGCCACGGGCACGCCCGACTTGCATATCGTCAAGTATATCATTCCGGGCGATCCCGTCCCCGGCCAGAGTTTTACCTACGAACTCTGGTATGGCAATAATGGCCCCGTGCCCAGCGGCACAGCCACGATTGTGGACACATTGCCGCCGCACACAACCATCGTCTCCTGGTATTCCGCCAACGAATACGGCCTGTGGCAGGACAATAGCACAGCGAGTCAACTCGTCCTGCAAGCGCCAACCCTCCCTGGCTATTGGAGTGACCGGATTATTCTGCGCTTGCTGTTGGACAATAGCGCGCAATCGGGCACGCCGTTGACCAATGTCGTGGAGATCACGGCTCCGGTGGATGCCGACCTGGACAATAACGCCTACCTGCATCATTGGGGCCAGGTTGGTCAGCCACGCTGGGATGGCAGCGTTACGCAAGATTGGGGTTGGGGAACGCTGACCGCCGGCGGTGAGATTGGGTTCAACCTGCATGTATGGAACGAAGGGAACATGGCTGCCGTTTCCACGCTCGTGGATACGCTGCCCGCCAACACGACTTTCAAGGATGCCTGGGCCTGGGTGGGGCCGGATTATGTGCTCTTCCCGCCGGACAGCGTGGATGCTGGAACGCTCACCTGGAATCTGGGGATGATGCAGCCGGCGGACCACGTGGACATTGATTTGCGGCTGGCGATTGGCGCGGGCGTAAATGCCGGCACAGAACTAACCAACTGCGCCGACCTGTACACCGACGGACCGGAGAGTGTGCTGTTCAATAACCACGCCTGCGTCACGGACGTCGCGCAGACGCTCGGCCCCAACCTGCGCCTGAACAAGGCGTATTGGTGGGAGTCGCAAAGCCGGTTAGACTTTGCCCTGCTGCTGCAAAACGTGGGCACGCGCCCGCTGCGCAACGTCTGGGTGACGGATAATTATCCGGCGGGCGTCAGTTGGAACGGCGACTGGTGGGTGGATTATGGTCCGCAGATCACGGTCACGCACCATACGGGAGAGCAGCAGCTCCTCTTCTGGCTGGACGAACTGCATCCGGGCGAGGCGGCGCGCATCAACTATCGCGTCAATGTCAGTCCTGACCTGATTGGCGTCCCTGGTCTGAGTTTCACTAACATGGCGGATGCGCCCGTGGCCGATGATGTGCATCTGGCCGATAATGCTGCTTCGCTGACGGCAACCACGGGACCAGACCTGTACGTGGAGAAGTGGCTATCCGCCGGCGAACCGCGACCGGGCGCGATCATCACGTTTACGGTCCGCTTTGGCAATATGAGCGCGTGGCCCTGGGACAGTGGTCCAGAGACGGTTTTGCGGGATACAATGCCGGCAGAATTGACCTTCATCAAAGCCACCGCGCCCTGGAACCGGAACAACCTGTGGATACCCACCGTTCTGCCGGGCAACGTGCTACAATGGAATTGGGGCACGATGTGGGGCGGCGGCATGTGGCAGTTTGATATCGTCGCGCAGGTTGCGGATAATGCGCCCTGGGACGCCGTATTGGTCAATCAGGTAGAAGTGACTTCTCTCGACCCGGACGACATCGAAGCAAACACCGACAACAACACCGCCGCCGCCACCTTTGTCGTCACCATCCACCATCTCTACCTGCCCTATACGGCGCGCTAA
- a CDS encoding DUF1697 domain-containing protein yields the protein MTRYAAFLRAINVGGRTVKMEALRQIFADLLFANVQTYIQSGNVVFDVDDADAAALAQLIEAHLQEALGYAVPTFLRTTDELRALADAWPFPHTAEGKDVTLYVAFVRAKPPAARQAELLAQANEVDLFHVAGNHVFWLRRRYLGESAFSGARIEKALATAATVRNISTIRKMARRFA from the coding sequence TTGACCCGATACGCTGCTTTTTTACGCGCCATCAACGTCGGCGGACGCACCGTGAAAATGGAGGCCCTGCGCCAGATTTTCGCCGACCTCCTCTTTGCCAACGTGCAAACGTACATCCAATCGGGCAACGTGGTTTTTGACGTGGATGATGCGGATGCCGCCGCGTTGGCGCAGCTCATCGAAGCCCATTTGCAGGAGGCGCTGGGCTACGCCGTGCCGACCTTCCTGCGCACGACGGACGAACTGCGGGCGCTGGCCGATGCCTGGCCGTTTCCACATACGGCGGAGGGGAAGGATGTAACGTTATACGTGGCCTTTGTGCGGGCGAAACCGCCGGCGGCGCGCCAGGCGGAACTGTTGGCGCAGGCCAACGAGGTGGACCTATTCCACGTCGCGGGGAACCATGTGTTCTGGTTGCGGCGGCGTTATTTGGGGGAATCGGCGTTTTCCGGGGCGCGTATTGAGAAGGCGCTGGCCACGGCGGCAACGGTGCGCAATATCAGCACGATTCGGAAGATGGCGCGGAGATTTGCCTGA
- a CDS encoding response regulator yields the protein MAAKILVIDDDAHMLRVLDRMLRISGFQVLLANTGEAGLALALADRPDLVLSDVTMPGMTGYEVCRHLRAHPDLNTTRFILFSGLTGGQERAAGFAAGADEYLYKPIAPSDLVRKIREVLARP from the coding sequence ATGGCGGCAAAAATACTGGTGATCGATGATGACGCGCACATGTTGCGCGTGTTGGACAGGATGCTGCGGATTTCCGGTTTTCAGGTGTTGCTGGCGAATACGGGGGAGGCCGGGCTGGCACTGGCGCTGGCGGATAGGCCAGACCTGGTGTTGTCGGATGTGACGATGCCGGGGATGACGGGGTATGAAGTGTGCCGGCATTTACGCGCCCACCCCGACCTCAACACCACGCGCTTCATCCTCTTTTCCGGCCTGACCGGGGGGCAAGAGCGCGCCGCCGGATTCGCCGCCGGCGCGGACGAATACCTCTACAAGCCCATTGCCCCCTCGGACCTGGTGCGCAAGATCCGCGAAGTCCTCGCCCGCCCCTGA
- a CDS encoding TolB family protein, which yields MSPRWLHKAVQRPRRFLARRFSAGQWAALPRFAWRVLGPPLRLLWRPLAWLLRPFLAAARAIWRLVGRMGLALRNLLRWFIWTPLFFLSTPLRWLFRYLLLPLLLRPLWRFLLAPLGRGLRGWVRGRWQSGAPTRQRWRRRWVSRQALLRARWRLWLRRRRPPADAVFVADANTGLSYVATRERQRRRGRLRLLRLASGLIALNLVFVGLGSMITREPPRSLASGMPAQTLLPTPLLPTATPVPPTPTATNTPRPAPTIALSPWPTPDLLSGGSLLFTMRQDGNSDLYALTVGQSRPLRLTSHSAADRDPAWSPDGSQIAFASHRDGNWDIYILDLRQGSLRRLTDDVAFDGGPNWSPDGEWLVYESYRGDNLDIYITRADGSGQPIQLTRDPAPDFSPVWSPGGRHVAFTSWRTGNKDIFIMPLDAAQDAAAINVSHSPDRHEDHPRFSPDGRFLAFDDDSSGFDLVYEAALADYAPTGEPVSLGQGRQPAWSPDGEAILYVHEGNGRTYLIAGNTTAWNIAPQAFAGEGFIEDPVWSPYRLPAELAARLPDEAPLAPLYTEIVDPPAAAGPPYLLQSLPVRAPAPYLSDRVDDSFAALRTRAQQETGLDFLAQLDSMFEPLDRQPLPGQSPRTWNKAGRAFDLSYRPVLAFDPQVEVLRQDRGYQVFWRVMLRAAVQDGTQGEPLRDLPWDFRARYGQDARYYDEGGKWKDAIPAGYYVDLTTLAADYGWQRVPADTAWRTYFPSIRFWHFEKQEGLTWEAAMAELYDAAELEERFGDVP from the coding sequence ATGTCCCCTCGTTGGCTCCACAAAGCGGTACAGCGTCCCCGTCGCTTTCTGGCGCGCCGATTTTCGGCGGGCCAGTGGGCGGCGTTGCCGCGCTTTGCCTGGCGCGTGCTGGGTCCGCCGCTGCGCCTGCTGTGGCGCCCCCTGGCGTGGCTGCTGCGCCCCTTTCTGGCCGCCGCCCGCGCCATCTGGCGTTTAGTGGGGCGCATGGGATTGGCGCTGCGTAACCTGCTGCGCTGGTTCATTTGGACCCCCCTCTTTTTTCTTTCCACCCCCCTCCGCTGGCTCTTTCGCTACCTGCTGCTGCCGCTGCTCCTACGCCCGTTGTGGCGTTTTTTGCTGGCCCCGCTGGGACGAGGGCTGCGTGGTTGGGTGCGCGGACGCTGGCAGTCGGGCGCGCCCACGCGCCAGCGGTGGCGGCGGCGCTGGGTATCGCGGCAAGCGCTTTTGCGCGCGCGCTGGCGGCTGTGGCTGCGCCGTCGGCGGCCACCCGCCGATGCGGTTTTTGTGGCGGATGCGAATACGGGGCTTAGCTATGTGGCCACGCGGGAAAGGCAGCGACGTCGCGGGCGGCTGCGTTTGCTGCGTCTGGCTTCCGGGCTGATTGCGCTGAATCTGGTGTTTGTGGGGCTTGGTTCCATGATCACGCGGGAACCGCCTCGTTCGCTGGCAAGTGGAATGCCGGCACAAACCCTCCTCCCTACACCCCTACTACCCACCGCCACGCCCGTTCCCCCCACGCCTACCGCCACCAACACCCCGCGCCCCGCGCCCACCATCGCCCTCTCCCCCTGGCCCACCCCCGACCTCCTCAGCGGCGGCAGCCTCCTCTTCACCATGCGGCAGGATGGCAACAGCGACCTATACGCCCTCACCGTGGGCCAATCCCGCCCGCTGCGCCTCACCAGCCACTCCGCCGCCGACCGCGACCCCGCCTGGAGTCCCGACGGCAGCCAGATCGCCTTCGCCTCCCACCGGGATGGCAACTGGGACATCTACATCCTCGACTTGCGCCAGGGCAGCCTGCGCCGCCTCACCGATGACGTCGCCTTTGACGGCGGCCCCAACTGGTCCCCCGACGGGGAGTGGCTGGTGTACGAGTCCTATCGCGGCGACAACCTGGACATCTACATCACCCGCGCCGATGGCTCCGGCCAACCCATCCAGTTGACGCGCGATCCCGCGCCTGATTTTTCGCCGGTCTGGTCGCCCGGCGGTCGCCATGTCGCCTTCACAAGCTGGCGCACGGGCAACAAGGACATCTTCATCATGCCCCTGGACGCGGCGCAAGATGCGGCGGCCATCAACGTGTCGCATTCCCCCGACCGGCACGAAGACCACCCACGCTTCAGCCCCGATGGTCGGTTCCTCGCGTTTGATGACGACAGCAGCGGGTTTGACCTGGTGTATGAGGCGGCGCTGGCGGATTATGCGCCGACGGGCGAACCGGTGAGCCTGGGGCAGGGGCGGCAGCCGGCGTGGTCGCCCGATGGGGAGGCCATCTTGTATGTGCATGAGGGGAATGGGCGGACTTATTTGATTGCCGGCAATACCACCGCCTGGAATATTGCCCCGCAAGCCTTTGCCGGCGAAGGCTTCATCGAAGACCCCGTCTGGTCCCCCTACCGCCTGCCGGCGGAACTGGCCGCCCGCCTTCCCGACGAAGCGCCGCTCGCCCCCCTCTACACGGAAATCGTCGATCCCCCCGCCGCGGCTGGCCCCCCATATCTGCTGCAATCGCTCCCCGTGCGCGCGCCGGCGCCCTACCTGAGCGACCGCGTGGACGATTCCTTCGCCGCCTTGCGCACGCGCGCGCAGCAGGAAACTGGACTCGACTTTTTAGCCCAACTGGACAGTATGTTTGAGCCGCTGGACAGGCAGCCACTGCCGGGACAGAGTCCGCGCACCTGGAATAAAGCGGGGCGCGCGTTTGACCTCAGTTATCGTCCGGTGCTGGCGTTTGATCCGCAGGTGGAAGTTTTGCGGCAGGATCGCGGCTATCAGGTTTTCTGGCGCGTGATGTTGCGGGCGGCGGTGCAGGATGGCACGCAAGGGGAGCCGCTGCGGGACTTACCTTGGGATTTTCGCGCGCGCTATGGGCAGGATGCCCGCTACTACGACGAGGGGGGAAAGTGGAAGGATGCCATTCCGGCGGGGTATTATGTAGACTTGACCACGCTGGCGGCTGATTATGGCTGGCAGCGCGTGCCGGCGGATACCGCCTGGCGCACCTATTTCCCCAGCATTCGCTTCTGGCACTTCGAGAAGCAAGAGGGGCTTACCTGGGAAGCGGCGATGGCGGAGTTGTACGACGCGGCGGAACTGGAAGAGCGTTTTGGTGATGTGCCATAA
- a CDS encoding peptidoglycan DD-metalloendopeptidase family protein encodes MLLLVAATVMVSCAGSTPTTPRLLSTSAAPPLTQTMTLAAGQPLRATVQDAHPLSDAPPSDSALAATISPLTPTPTRLSAGIRADQAQLRWPPDTGPAPPSDWRPPPYEVPLSLHPDDHYWLIRPLPSGTRNYDLEYYPYGSDVLLAQYAPYRIHHGLDFPNPSGTPILAAASGEVIWAGSLPNPRSGINYYGNTVIIRHDWQWRGQDVFTLYAHTLELFVEVGEHVAQGELIAGVGASGEVSGPHLHLEVRIGNNNYYDTRNPLLWLAPYEGWGTLAGRFVDNRGVMIPGADITLYPVDADTTTRRTRTYQEGVDPDEVWRENFVVGDLPAGRYTLTLSFEGTSYRRTLDVLPGRTNFVVVAANFTFVPTPTPTPTYTPTPTIPLTVTLPITSTPTLQP; translated from the coding sequence TTGCTCCTTCTTGTCGCGGCCACGGTGATGGTATCTTGCGCCGGCAGCACGCCAACCACACCCCGCCTGCTATCCACCAGCGCCGCGCCCCCGCTCACGCAAACGATGACTCTGGCGGCGGGCCAACCCCTGCGCGCGACGGTCCAGGACGCCCATCCGCTCTCCGATGCGCCGCCGTCGGACAGCGCCCTCGCGGCGACGATTTCTCCCTTGACGCCCACGCCTACCCGGTTAAGTGCCGGCATTCGCGCCGATCAAGCACAACTCCGGTGGCCGCCAGATACCGGTCCCGCGCCCCCGTCTGATTGGCGTCCGCCCCCCTACGAAGTCCCCCTGTCGTTACACCCAGACGACCATTACTGGCTCATCCGCCCCCTGCCCTCCGGCACGCGCAACTACGACCTCGAATACTACCCCTACGGCAGCGACGTGCTGCTGGCGCAATACGCACCCTATCGTATTCATCACGGGCTGGATTTCCCCAATCCCAGCGGTACGCCGATTTTGGCCGCCGCCAGCGGGGAGGTCATCTGGGCCGGGTCGCTGCCCAACCCGCGGAGCGGCATCAACTACTACGGCAACACCGTCATTATCCGGCACGACTGGCAGTGGCGCGGTCAGGACGTATTCACGCTGTATGCGCACACGCTGGAGCTGTTCGTCGAAGTGGGCGAACACGTGGCACAGGGGGAGTTGATTGCCGGGGTGGGGGCGTCGGGCGAGGTGTCCGGGCCGCATTTACACCTGGAAGTGCGCATTGGAAATAACAACTATTATGACACGCGCAATCCGCTGCTGTGGCTCGCGCCGTATGAGGGTTGGGGGACGCTGGCGGGACGTTTTGTGGACAATCGGGGGGTGATGATTCCGGGGGCGGATATTACGTTGTATCCCGTGGATGCGGATACGACGACGCGGCGCACGCGCACGTACCAGGAGGGTGTGGACCCGGATGAGGTGTGGCGAGAGAATTTTGTGGTGGGGGATTTGCCGGCAGGACGCTACACGCTCACCCTTTCGTTTGAAGGCACGTCCTACCGCCGCACTCTGGACGTTCTCCCCGGACGCACCAACTTCGTCGTCGTCGCCGCCAACTTCACCTTCGTCCCTACCCCCACCCCCACACCCACCTACACCCCCACGCCCACCATCCCCCTCACCGTCACCCTGCCCATCACCTCCACGCCGACCCTCCAACCTTAA
- a CDS encoding methyltransferase domain-containing protein — translation MNDDSISRVTRSRAAAQASYDRLSRWYDLLAASEHRHMMAGLRLLRVQPGEQALEMGAGTGRGLLALTRAVGGSGHVWGIDLSPGMIAIARRRLGAAGMAARVTLETGDAAHLPFAAESFDLVFMSFTLELFDTPEIPQVLAECARVLRPGGRLGVVALDLPARPGRLARTALRGYEWAHRRLPTLVDCRPIPTRQLLAQANFHVTQSRQNQMWGLPVALVVAHAPPPPADSSLFAD, via the coding sequence ATGAACGATGATAGTATCAGTCGTGTGACCCGCTCCAGAGCCGCGGCCCAGGCCAGCTATGATCGCCTGAGCCGTTGGTATGATTTGCTGGCGGCCAGCGAACATCGGCACATGATGGCGGGGCTGCGTTTGCTGCGCGTGCAGCCTGGGGAGCAGGCGTTGGAAATGGGCGCGGGCACAGGGCGTGGGCTGTTGGCGCTGACGCGGGCGGTGGGTGGCTCCGGCCATGTGTGGGGTATTGACCTTTCGCCGGGAATGATAGCCATAGCCCGACGACGACTGGGAGCGGCGGGGATGGCGGCGCGCGTGACGTTGGAAACAGGAGATGCGGCGCATCTGCCGTTTGCCGCCGAATCCTTCGACCTGGTTTTCATGAGCTTCACGCTGGAGTTGTTCGATACGCCGGAGATTCCCCAGGTGTTGGCGGAGTGCGCCCGCGTGCTGCGCCCGGGCGGGCGCTTGGGCGTGGTGGCGCTGGATTTGCCCGCGCGCCCTGGCCGGCTGGCGCGGACCGCCCTGCGCGGCTACGAATGGGCGCACCGGCGGCTGCCCACGCTCGTGGATTGTCGCCCTATCCCCACGCGACAACTGTTGGCACAGGCCAACTTCCACGTCACGCAATCACGGCAAAACCAGATGTGGGGCCTGCCCGTGGCTCTTGTTGTCGCGCACGCTCCGCCCCCTCCGGCAGATTCCTCCCTGTTTGCCGATTAA
- a CDS encoding threonine--tRNA ligase, translating into MNEVPYEQSDLYRIRHSAAHVMAEAVLSYFPEARLAIGPPIEDGFYYDFDLGKDENGKPITFSPEDLEKIEQRMKELLKSNASFEQSSKSVAEAEAFFADQPYKLELIHELAAGKVDENGNPISAPVEQVGIYQHRNFVDLCRGPHMPATRFIKANAVKILRTSGAYWRGDENRPQLQRIYGTAWHNKVELDDYLRRLEEARQRDHRRLGKQLGLFHISALVGSGLPLWLPKGTILRESLESFLRRAQVERGYLPVMTPHIGKLDLYVTSGHYPYYKDSQYTPIDVDGEAFLLKPMNCPHHIEIYKSEPRSYRDLPLRLAEFGAVYRYEKSGELTGLTRVRGFTVDDSHLFVTPDQLEDEFIEVVHLIQYVFQTMGFSDFRARLGTNDPNSDKYAGMPEMWERGINAIKKAADKVGINYSVEAGEAAFYGPKLDFIFRDVLKREWQLGTVQVDFLLPERFELEYTGADGQKHRPVMIHRAPFGSMERFVGILIEHFNGAFPLWLAPVQAVMIPITDDHVPYARQVAAELRGIGLRVEVDDSNARMNAKIRAAQLQKVPYMLVVGDKEMEQGAVAVRTRNNDNLGPMPLAQFKERAGQILAQRAGDL; encoded by the coding sequence ATGAACGAAGTTCCTTATGAGCAATCTGATCTGTACAGAATTCGCCATTCGGCGGCGCACGTGATGGCCGAGGCGGTGCTGTCCTACTTCCCGGAAGCGCGGTTGGCGATTGGCCCGCCCATTGAGGATGGATTCTACTATGATTTTGACCTGGGCAAGGATGAGAATGGGAAGCCGATTACGTTCTCGCCGGAGGACCTGGAGAAAATCGAACAGCGGATGAAGGAATTGCTGAAAAGCAATGCGTCGTTTGAGCAGTCTTCCAAGTCTGTGGCGGAGGCGGAGGCGTTTTTTGCCGACCAGCCGTATAAGCTGGAGCTTATTCATGAGTTGGCTGCCGGCAAAGTGGATGAAAACGGCAATCCCATCTCCGCGCCGGTGGAGCAGGTGGGCATTTATCAGCATCGCAACTTTGTGGACCTGTGTCGGGGACCGCATATGCCGGCAACGCGCTTCATCAAAGCCAACGCCGTCAAAATCCTGCGCACGAGCGGGGCCTACTGGCGCGGCGACGAAAACCGCCCCCAATTGCAACGCATCTATGGCACGGCCTGGCATAACAAAGTCGAACTGGATGACTACCTGCGCCGCCTGGAAGAAGCAAGACAACGCGACCACCGCCGCCTGGGCAAGCAGCTAGGGCTGTTTCACATCTCGGCGCTGGTGGGTTCTGGCCTGCCGCTGTGGCTGCCAAAAGGGACGATTCTGCGCGAATCGCTGGAGAGCTTCCTCCGCCGCGCCCAGGTGGAACGCGGCTATCTGCCCGTGATGACGCCGCACATCGGCAAGCTGGACCTGTACGTCACGAGCGGGCACTATCCCTACTACAAGGACAGCCAGTATACGCCTATTGATGTGGATGGGGAGGCGTTCCTGCTGAAGCCGATGAACTGCCCGCACCACATTGAGATTTACAAGAGTGAGCCGCGCAGCTACCGGGACCTGCCGCTGCGGTTGGCGGAGTTTGGTGCGGTGTATCGGTACGAAAAGAGCGGCGAACTGACGGGGCTGACGCGCGTGCGCGGCTTCACGGTGGACGATTCGCACCTGTTTGTGACGCCGGACCAGTTGGAAGATGAGTTTATTGAGGTGGTGCACCTGATTCAGTATGTGTTCCAGACGATGGGATTCTCTGATTTCCGCGCGCGCCTGGGCACGAACGACCCGAACAGCGACAAATATGCCGGCATGCCCGAAATGTGGGAGCGCGGCATCAACGCCATCAAAAAAGCCGCCGACAAAGTCGGCATCAACTACAGCGTCGAAGCCGGCGAAGCCGCCTTCTACGGCCCCAAACTCGATTTCATCTTCCGCGACGTCTTAAAGCGCGAATGGCAGCTCGGCACGGTCCAGGTAGACTTCCTCCTCCCAGAACGCTTCGAGCTGGAATACACGGGCGCGGATGGGCAGAAACATCGTCCCGTGATGATTCATCGCGCCCCGTTTGGCAGTATGGAGCGATTCGTGGGTATCCTCATCGAACACTTCAACGGCGCATTTCCCCTCTGGCTGGCCCCCGTGCAGGCCGTGATGATCCCCATCACGGACGACCACGTTCCCTACGCGCGCCAGGTGGCCGCGGAACTGCGCGGCATAGGGTTGCGCGTGGAAGTGGACGACAGCAACGCGCGCATGAACGCCAAAATCCGCGCGGCGCAGTTGCAAAAAGTGCCCTACATGCTCGTCGTCGGCGATAAGGAAATGGAACAAGGCGCGGTGGCCGTGCGTACGCGCAACAACGACAACCTCGGCCCCATGCCGCTGGCCCAGTTCAAAGAGCGCGCCGGGCAAATCCTGGCGCAGCGCGCCGGCGACCTGTAA